CTCGTCGAGAACGGCCGCCTCGGCGACCCCTCCGAGTTCATCAACCCGATCCCCCACGTGTCCTTCGGGCGCGGCATGGAGCAGGTCGACTACCTCCGGGCCCGCTACGAGGCACTGAGCGCCCACCCGCTGTTCCCCGGCATGGAGTTCAGCGACAGCGAGGAGACGTTCTCCGAGCACCTCCCGCTCATGGCCGAGGGCCGGGACTTCACGACCCCCGTGGCGATCAGCTGGACGAAGGAGGGCACCGACATCAACTACGGCGCCCTCACCCGCCAGTACATCGACGCCGTCACCGCCGAGGGCGTCGAGGTCCGCTACGGGACGCGCGTCACCGACATCACCCGTGACGGCTCCGGGTGGAAGCTCACCTCGAAGAACCTCCACACCGGGGACCACAGCGTCGTCCGCGCCAACTTCGTCTTCGTCGGCGCCGGCGGCATGGCCCTGCCCCTGCTCCAGAAGTCCGGCATCCCGGAGATCAAGGGCTACGGTGGGTTCCCCGTCTCCGGCCAGTGGCTCCGCTGCACCAACGAGGAGCTCATCGCCCGGCACGACGCGAAGGTCTACGGCAAGGCCTCCGTCGGCGCCCCGCCGATGTCCGTCCCCCACCTCGACACCCGCGTCATCGACGGCAAGCGCGGCCTGCTGTTCGGCCCGTACGCCGGCTGGTCCCCGAAGTTCCTCAAGACCGGCAGCTACCTGGACCTCTTCAAGTCCCTGCGACCGGGGAACCTCGCGTCCTTCGTCGGCGTCGGCATCCAGGAGCTCGGCCTCACGAAGTACCTCGTCGAGGAGGTCCTCAAGGACCAGGCCGCGCGCGTCGAGTCCCTGCGCGAGTACGTGCCGGAGGCCCGGTCGGAGGACTGGGAGCTCATCGTCGCCGGCCAGCGCGTGCAGGTCATCAAGCCGATCGGTGCCCCGAAGTTCGGGTCGCTGGAGTTCGGCACGGCGCTCATCAACTCCAACGACGGCTCCATCGCCGGCCTCATGGGCGCGTCCCCGGGGGCGTCCATCGCGCCGTCGGCGATGATCGAGGTCCTCGAGCGGTGCTTCGGGTCGCGGATGGGCGAGTGGGCCCCGAAGCTCCGGGAGATGGTGCCGTCCTACGGGCGTCGGCTCGCCAAGGACACGGACCTCTTCCGCGAGCAGTGGGACCGGTCCCAGAAGTCGCTCAAGCTCGAGCGCTGAGCACCCTCCGGGCGGGCGGCGGCGACCCCCGCCCGGCAGCGGTGACCCCGCGGCCCGCCGTCAGGCGACGAGTGCGGGCCGCCCGGTGGTGTCGAGGACGCCGTCGACCATCGTGACCTCACGGTCCGCCCGGTCGGCGGCGTCCCTGTCGTGGGTGACCAGGAGCGTGGCGACGTGCTCCTCCCGCACGACGTCGCAGATGAGGTCCATGACCGTCGCCGTCGCCGCGCTGTCCAGGGCCGACGTCGGCTCGTCGACGAGCAGCAGGGCCGGGGCCGTCATGAGCGCGCGGGCGAGGTTCACCCGCTGCCGCTGACCGCCGGACAGCGCACCGACCCGGCGGTCGCGGGCGGAGGCCAGGCCCATGCGGTCGAGGAGGTGCTCCGCCCGCTCGCGGGTCGCGCGGCGGCGCCGACGCCCCGCGGGGGTGAGGGACTCGAGGGGGTGGGCGAGGTGGTCCATGGCCGTGAGCTGCTCGACGGCGGTGAGGGAGGACACGAGGTTGGGCTGCTGGAAGACGATGCCGATGTCCTCCCGGCGGACCCGGCCGAGCTCCCGGTCGCTGAGGGCGGTGAGGTCCCGGTCGCGGAGCCGGACGTGCCCGCTGTCCGGGCGGATGAGCGTCGCCGCGACGGCGAGGAGGGAGGACTTGCCCGACCCGGACGGGCCGGTGAGGGCGACCAGTTCACCGTCGGTGAGGGTGAGCGACACGTGGTCGCAGGCGGTGACGCGGTCCGTGCCGTCGGGGAAGGTGAGCGTGACGTCGTCGAGGACGAGCGTCGGGGTCGCCCCGGCCGGGGTGGTGGGGCGGGTCGTGGCGGTGGAGGTGGTCGTGGTCATGGGGGGTCCTTCCGGTGGTGGGGGTGTCAGGTGCGGGTTCGGGATGGGTCTGGGGCGGGTCCGGGGCGGTCCGGGGAGGGGTCAGGTGGGCGACGAGGTGTGCGGTGGGCGGGGGCGGCGGCGCCGGGGTCACGACGGCACCACCCCGCGGTCTCAGCGCTGTCCGCCCATCGCGGCCAGCGGGGAGGTCCGGCCGACGTACCCCAGCGCGCCGGTGACCCCGAGGACACCGAGCACGGTGAGGGCGAGCGCCGGCAGGACGGTCGTCCCGGCGGTGGCGACGAAGGGCACGCCGTCGCCGATGAACGCCGCCGCGGTGAGGGTGAGGGCGAGGCCCACGCCGACGCCGACGACGAGCACGATGAGCGCCTGGCCGAGCGCGTCGCGCATGAGCGACCACGTCGACGCACCGAGGGCCTTCAGCGTGGCGATGTCCGGCAGCCGCTGGATCGTCCACACGGTGAAGAAGGCGCCGGTGACGAGCGCGGCGATGACCATGAGCATGACGTTGACGATCAGGAGCGTCGTGTGCTCCGCCGAGTAGGAGGCCATCGTGTCCGGCAGGTCGGCGGTCGTCGTCGCGGTGAGGGCCGGGCCCGCGGGGGAGGCGGTGGTGCCGTCGGCGGCGGCGGAGGCGTCCCTCACGGTGGCGTCGGCGTCGAGCCCCGAGACGACCGTCGCCGTGCCGTCGGTGTCCGCCCAGTTCACCCACACCACCTGCTGGTGGCTGTACCAGTCGTCGGGGGTGGTCCCGCTCACCGTCGCCTCGCGCCCGGCGACGGTGACGGTGTCGCCGACCCGGGCGGTCCCGTCGGGCACCACGACGTGCCCCGGGGCCGGGCGCGGTGCCTGCCGTCCGCCGACCTCCCCGGCGGCCCCGCCGGTGACGGCGGCGGTGATGACGCCGGTGTCCCCGAAGGAGCCGCGCCCGAGGTGCAGGGCGGTCGGGGCGTCGTCGCCGGCCCGGGTCGGGTCCGTGCCGAGGATCCGGTCGACCTCCGGGGCCGGGATGACCGACCGGTCGATGCTGTCACCGGCGATGACCGCCTGCCCGGTGAACCGGTCGAGGACGGCGGTGTTGCGGTGGGCCAGCCCCCCGGTCAACCCGGAGAGGAAGCTCACGAGGAGCGCGGTCATCGCCACGGTGACGGTGATGAGGATGAACCGCCCCCTGGCTGAGCGGATGTCCCTGAGTCCGACGAACATCGGTGGTGTCCCTTCCCGTGGGGTGCCCCGTCCCCGGGGTCCCACGCTGTGTCTGTGTCACTGCCTGTCTGGTGACCATTCAACGTCACCGCAGGTCACAGCCACATCGTCCGGGAGGGTGGACCTCATGACCACCTTTCGGTTGAGGCCGGCACCACCGCCCGGAGGGCACGTCCTAGACTCGGTGGGCATGACCCTCAGACTGACCGGCGTCCGTGTCCTCGTCCCCGACGGCCCCGGGGCGGCGGTCGCCGCGGAGCTCATGCGGGAGGCCGGGGCCGAGCCCGTCGTCGTCGGGTTCGACGCCGTCCCCCCGGCCGGGCACCCCGGACCGCCCCCGGGGCCGGACGTCGCCGTGGGCCTCGTGCACGTGCCGGCCGGGACCGCGGACGGGTCGGCGGAGGCGGCGTGCGCGTGGGCCGCGGCGCGCGGCTGCCCGGTGGACGACCGCCGGGGCCGGGCGCGGGCGGACCGTGGTGATGGCGGGGGCGGGGTCGGCCGCGTGACGCTGGTCGGGGGAGGACCGGGCGATCCGGGGCTCATGACCGTCGCGGGGGCACGCGCGGTCGCGGAGGCGGACGTCGTCCTCACCGACCACCTCGGGCCCGTCGACCTCGCCGCGGAGGCCGCCGCTCGCGGGGCGGAGGTCGTCGACGTCGCGAAGATCCCCTACGGCCGCCAGGTCGCCCAGGAGCGGATCAACGAGCTCATGGTCGAGCGGGCACGCGCGGGACTCCGCGTGGTCCGGCTCAAGGGCGGGGACCCGTTCGTCTTCGGGCGCGGGTTCGAGGAGGTCCGGGCGTGCGAGGCCGCCGGGGTGCCCGTCACCGTCGTGCCCGGGGTGACCTCGGCGACGGCCGCGCCGGCCCTCGCCGGACTGTCGCTCACGCACCGCGGGCTGAACCACGACCTCACCGTCGTGTCGGGCCACGTCCCGCCGGGGCACCCCCGGTCACTCGTGGACTGGGGCGCGGTCGCGGCGATGCGGGGGACGACCGTGCTCATCATGGCCGTGCGCAACGCGCGGGCCATCGCCGCCGAGCTCGTCGACCGTGGGATGGACGCCGCGACGCCGGCGGTCGTCGTCGAGAACGCGTCGACGGAGGGGGAGCGCGTGACGGAGTCGACGCTCGCCCGGCTCGGGGACGACATGGACGCCGCCGGGGTCCGGTCGCCGGCGGTCATCGTCGTCGGCGCCGCCGCCGGGGAGCGGGCCGTCCCCGCGGACGCGCGGTCCGGGGGACTCAGCCGGCCGGGACGGTGAGCGTCACCGACGCCGGGCCGCTGACCTCGGCGTCGAACCCGGCGTCCCGGAACCGCGGGGTCCCGCGCAGGACGTCCGCGAGGGCCTCCGCCGTCGCCGTCCCCTCCGGGTCGTCCGGGAGCTCCTCCTCCCGCAGCGCGAGTTCGCGGGCGACGAGCCCCTTGTAGTGCTTGTTGAAGTGGCTGACGACCTTCCGGGACCCGTCCGGGTACCGGGACTCCACCCGCAGGGTCACCGCCCCGGGCACGGGGCCGAGCGCGTGGTAGGCCCCCGACCGGAGGTCGACGACCGCACCGTTGTCCCCGCGGGCGCGCCGTTCGTCCCGCCACCCGGTGAGGGCGTCGGTGAGCTCGCGGCCTCACACGGAGCGCACGGTCACCGTCCCCGCGTCGCCGGCGGCTCCCGTCCGGGCGCGGCCGGTGCCGGTCGACGCGTCGCCGGCGGCCTCCGCCGGGACCCGGGCCCCGCCGCTGAGCCGGTAGGCGGGCACGGGGTCGTCCGCCCCGACGACGCCCCACAGCGCCGACCCGACGGCGAGCCGGCGGCGGGCGCCGGGCGGGAGGGTCGCCGCGTCGAGCGCGTCGAAGGCGACCCCCGTGTACCGGTCGAGGGCGGGGGTCGTCGGTGACGACGTCAGCGCCGCGTTGAGGTCCAGGGCGGCGGCCATCGTCGGCCGCAGGCCGAGG
The sequence above is drawn from the Corynebacterium bovis DSM 20582 = CIP 54.80 genome and encodes:
- the mqo gene encoding malate dehydrogenase (quinone); translated protein: MSTSGSAPKATDHVDVALIGAGVISTTLSVMLKELQPEWSQLIIEALDTPGAESSSPWNNAGTGHSALCELNYTPEVNGKIDISKAVGVNEKFQVSRQFWSYLVENGRLGDPSEFINPIPHVSFGRGMEQVDYLRARYEALSAHPLFPGMEFSDSEETFSEHLPLMAEGRDFTTPVAISWTKEGTDINYGALTRQYIDAVTAEGVEVRYGTRVTDITRDGSGWKLTSKNLHTGDHSVVRANFVFVGAGGMALPLLQKSGIPEIKGYGGFPVSGQWLRCTNEELIARHDAKVYGKASVGAPPMSVPHLDTRVIDGKRGLLFGPYAGWSPKFLKTGSYLDLFKSLRPGNLASFVGVGIQELGLTKYLVEEVLKDQAARVESLREYVPEARSEDWELIVAGQRVQVIKPIGAPKFGSLEFGTALINSNDGSIAGLMGASPGASIAPSAMIEVLERCFGSRMGEWAPKLREMVPSYGRRLAKDTDLFREQWDRSQKSLKLER
- a CDS encoding ABC transporter ATP-binding protein — translated: MTTTTSTATTRPTTPAGATPTLVLDDVTLTFPDGTDRVTACDHVSLTLTDGELVALTGPSGSGKSSLLAVAATLIRPDSGHVRLRDRDLTALSDRELGRVRREDIGIVFQQPNLVSSLTAVEQLTAMDHLAHPLESLTPAGRRRRRATRERAEHLLDRMGLASARDRRVGALSGGQRQRVNLARALMTAPALLLVDEPTSALDSAATATVMDLICDVVREEHVATLLVTHDRDAADRADREVTMVDGVLDTTGRPALVA
- a CDS encoding FtsX-like permease family protein translates to MFVGLRDIRSARGRFILITVTVAMTALLVSFLSGLTGGLAHRNTAVLDRFTGQAVIAGDSIDRSVIPAPEVDRILGTDPTRAGDDAPTALHLGRGSFGDTGVITAAVTGGAAGEVGGRQAPRPAPGHVVVPDGTARVGDTVTVAGREATVSGTTPDDWYSHQQVVWVNWADTDGTATVVSGLDADATVRDASAAADGTTASPAGPALTATTTADLPDTMASYSAEHTTLLIVNVMLMVIAALVTGAFFTVWTIQRLPDIATLKALGASTWSLMRDALGQALIVLVVGVGVGLALTLTAAAFIGDGVPFVATAGTTVLPALALTVLGVLGVTGALGYVGRTSPLAAMGGQR
- the cobA gene encoding uroporphyrinogen-III C-methyltransferase, with the protein product MTLRLTGVRVLVPDGPGAAVAAELMREAGAEPVVVGFDAVPPAGHPGPPPGPDVAVGLVHVPAGTADGSAEAACAWAAARGCPVDDRRGRARADRGDGGGGVGRVTLVGGGPGDPGLMTVAGARAVAEADVVLTDHLGPVDLAAEAAARGAEVVDVAKIPYGRQVAQERINELMVERARAGLRVVRLKGGDPFVFGRGFEEVRACEAAGVPVTVVPGVTSATAAPALAGLSLTHRGLNHDLTVVSGHVPPGHPRSLVDWGAVAAMRGTTVLIMAVRNARAIAAELVDRGMDAATPAVVVENASTEGERVTESTLARLGDDMDAAGVRSPAVIVVGAAAGERAVPADARSGGLSRPGR